In Oryzias melastigma strain HK-1 linkage group LG10, ASM292280v2, whole genome shotgun sequence, a single window of DNA contains:
- the slc25a5 gene encoding ADP/ATP translocase 2, whose translation MSEQAISFAKDFLAGGIAAAISKTAVAPIERVKLLLQVQHASKQISVDKQYKGIIDCVVRIPKEQGFLSFWRGNLANVIRYFPTQALNFAFKDKYKKIFLDGVDKRTQFWRYFAGNLASGGAAGATSLCFVYPLDFARTRLAADVGKGGQEREFKGLGDCLVKIFKSDGLKGLYQGFNVSVQGIIIYRAAYFGVYDTAKGMLPDPKNTHIFVSWMIAQSVTAVAGLVSYPFDTVRRRMMMQSGRKGADIMYTGTINCWTKIARDEGSKAFFKGAWSNVLRGMGGAFVLVLYDELKKVI comes from the exons ATGTCCGAGCAAGCCATCTCCTTCGCCAAGGACTTCCTGGCTGGTGGAATCGCCGCTGCTATTTCCAAAACAGCTGTGGCTCCCATCGAGAGAGTCAAACTTCTCCTCCAG GTTCAACATGCCAGCAAACAGATCTCAGTTGACAAACAATACAAGGGCATCATCGACTGTGTTGTCCGAATCCCCAAAGAGCAGGGCTTTCTTTCATTCTGGAGAGGAAACCTGGCCAATGTCATCAGATACTTCCCCACGCAGGCCCTCAACTTTGCTTTTAAGGACAAGTACAAGAAGATTTTCCTGGACGGTGTGGACAAGCGCACACAGTTCTGGAGATACTTTGCAGGTAACCTGGCATCTGGAGGCGCCGCAGGGGCCACCTCGCTGTGTTTTGTCTACCCCCTCGACTTTGCCAGAACGCGCCTTGCCGCGGATGTCGGCAAAGGAGGACAGGAGCGTGAGTTCAAGGGCCTGGGAGACTGCTTGGTGAAGATCTTCAAGTCTGATGGCCTCAAAGGTCTGTACCAGGGGTTCAATGTGTCAGTGCAAGGCATTATCATCTACAGAGCGGCATACTTTGGCGTCTACGACACAGCAAAGG GGATGCTGCCGGACCCCAAgaacacacacatttttgtgaGCTGGATGATTGCTCAGTCTGTGACGGCTGTTGCTGGTCTTGTGTCCTACCCCTTTGACACTGTTCGGCGTCGTATGATGATGCAGTCTGGACGCAAAGGAG CTGATATCATGTACACTGGTACTATTAACTGCTGGACGAAGATTGCTCGTGACGAAGGTTCCAAGGCCTTCTTCAAAGGAGCGTGGTCTAACGTGCTCAGAGGCATGGGCGGTGCCTTTGTGCTCGTTTTGTACGACGAGCTGAAGAAAGTCATCTAA